From Rutidosis leptorrhynchoides isolate AG116_Rl617_1_P2 chromosome 3, CSIRO_AGI_Rlap_v1, whole genome shotgun sequence, a single genomic window includes:
- the LOC139898775 gene encoding xylulose kinase 2-like translates to MEDLSLPKDALFLGFDSSTQSLKATVLDSNLCIVTSEIVNFDTELPHYKTKDGVYRDSSINGRIVSPTLMWVEALDLILKRLQNSLDFKKVVAVSGSGQQHGSVYWKKGSSVILSSLDPKKTLVDQFGQAFSTKESPIWMDSSTTQQCKAIEKAVGGALELSKLTGSRAYERFTGPQIRRIFETQPEVYNDTERIALVSSFVASILIGGYACIDHTDGAGMNLMDIKARAWSKQILEATAPGLEEKLGKLAPAHAVAGLIAPYFVERFEFNKDCLVIQWSGDNPNSLAGLTINTPGDLAISLGTSDTVSPNSSFFNIL, encoded by the exons ATGGAGGATTTGTCTCTCCCAAAGGATGCTCTTTTTCTTGGATTTGATAGCTCCACACA GTCACTGAAGGCAACAGTGTTGGATTCTAATCTCTGCATTGTGACCTCGGAAATAGTCAATTTCGATACCGAATTACCACATTACAAAACCAAAGATGGTGTCTATAGAGATTCATCGATTAACGGTAGAATCGTTTCGCCTACACTTATGTGGGTCGAAGCTTTGGATCTTATACTTAAAAGACTTCAAAATTCACTTGATTTCAAGAAAGTTGTTGCTGTTTCGGGTAGTGGGCAGCAACACGGCAGTGTGTATTGGAAGAAAGGTAGTTCCGTCATTTTATCATCTTTAGATCCTAAGAAGACTTTAGTTGACCAATTCGGTCAAGCATTTTCAACCAAAGAATCTCCAATTTGGATGGATAGTAGCACAACACAACAATGTAAGGCTATTGAGAAAGCTGTGGGTGGTGCACTGGAGTTATCTAAGTTGACTGGATCTCGAGCCTATGAGCGGTTCACGGGCCCACAGATTCGAAGGATTTTCGAAACGCAACCTGAAGTTTATAACGATACTGAACGTATCGCGTTGGTGAGCTCGTTTGTTGCGTCGATTCTCATTGGAGGGTATGCGTGTATTGATCATACTGATGGTGCTGGTATGAACTTGATGGATATCAAGGCTCGAGCTTGGTCGAAACAGATTTTGGAG GCAACAGCTCCTGGTTTAGAGGAAAAGCTTGGGAAGCTAGCTCCCGCACATGCTGTTGCTGGCTTGATTGCTCCATATTTTGTTGAGAG GTTCGAGTTCAACAAGGATTGTTTGGTTATTCAGTGGTCCGGAGATAATCCTAACAGCTTGGCAG GATTGACCATCAACACGCCAGGGGATTTGGCAATCAGTCTTGGCACCAGTGACACTGTAAGTCCAAATTCATCTTTTTTTAATATTCTTTAA
- the LOC139898776 gene encoding xylulose kinase 2-like: MEDLSLPKDALFLGFDSSTQSLKATVLDSNLCIVTSEIVNFDTELSHYKTKDGVYRDSSINGRIVSPTLMWVEALDLILKRLQNSLDFKKVVAVSGSGQQHGSVYWKKGSSVILSSLDPKKTLVDQFGQAFSTKESPIWMDSSTTQQCKAIEKAVGGALELSKLTGSRAYERFTGPQIRRIFETQPEVYNDTERIALVSSFVASILIGGYACIDHTDGAGMNLMDIKARAWSKQILEATAPGLEEKLGKLAPAHAVAGLIAPYFVERFEFNKDCLVIQWSGDNPNSLAGLTINTPGDLAISLGTSDTVFGITMDHNPSLEGHVFPNPVDSESYMVMLCYKNGSLTREEIRDRCADKSWDVFNQSLKLAPPLNDGKIGFYYKDHEILPPLPIGYHRYTLENFKGDTLDGLVEHEVKEFDSSTEIRALIEGQFLSMRGHAERFGMPFPPKRIIATGGASANITILSELAIVFGCNVHTVQRPDSASLGAALRAAHGWLCKNKGKFVPISRLYKDKQEKTAFGCKLVATAKDDKLVAKYGLLVKKRMEIENRLVQKMGR, translated from the exons ATGGAGGATTTGTCTCTCCCAAAGGATGCTCTTTTTCTTGGATTTGATAGCTCCACACA GTCACTGAAGGCAACAGTGTTGGATTCTAATCTCTGCATTGTGACCTCGGAAATAGTCAATTTCGATACCGAATTATCACATTACAAAACCAAAGATGGTGTCTATAGAGATTCATCGATTAACGGTAGAATCGTTTCGCCTACACTTATGTGGGTCGAAGCTTTGGATCTTATACTTAAAAGACTTCAAAATTCACTTGATTTCAAGAAAGTTGTTGCTGTTTCGGGTAGTGGGCAGCAACACGGCAGTGTGTATTGGAAGAAAGGTAGTTCCGTCATTTTATCATCTTTAGATCCTAAGAAGACTTTAGTTGACCAATTCGGTCAAGCATTTTCAACCAAAGAATCTCCAATTTGGATGGATAGTAGCACAACACAACAATGTAAGGCTATTGAGAAAGCTGTGGGTGGTGCACTGGAGTTATCTAAGTTGACTGGATCTCGAGCCTATGAGCGGTTCACGGGCCCACAGATTCGAAGGATTTTCGAAACGCAACCTGAAGTTTATAACGATACTGAACGTATCGCGTTGGTGAGCTCGTTTGTTGCGTCGATTCTCATTGGAGGGTATGCGTGTATTGATCATACTGATGGTGCTGGTATGAACTTGATGGATATCAAGGCTCGAGCTTGGTCGAAACAGATTTTGGAG GCAACAGCTCCTGGTTTAGAGGAAAAGCTTGGGAAGCTAGCTCCCGCACATGCTGTTGCTGGCTTGATTGCTCCATATTTTGTTGAGAG GTTCGAGTTCAACAAGGATTGTTTGGTTATTCAGTGGTCCGGAGATAATCCTAACAGCTTGGCAG GATTGACCATCAACACGCCAGGGGATTTGGCAATCAGTCTTGGCACCAGTGACACT GTATTCGGGATAACCATGGATCATAACCCTAGCTTGGAAGGACATGTTTTTCCAAACCCCGTTGATTCCGAAAGttacatggtgatgttatgttacaAAAATGGGTCTCTTACACGCGAAG AAATACGTGACCGATGCGCTGATAAATCTTGGGATGTTTTTAATCAGTCCTTGAAGCTAGCTCCACCCTTAAACG ATGGAAAGATAGGTTTTTACTACAAGGATCATGAAATACTTCCTCCTCTACCAA TCGGTTACCATCGATACACGCTCGAGAATTTTAAAGGCGACACCTTGGATGGCCTCGTTGAACATGAAGTAAAGGAGTTCGATTCTTCTACCGAG ATTCGAGCACTAATCGAAGGCCAATTCCTGTCCATGAGAGGTCATGCAGAACGATTCGGGATGCCGTTTCCTCCAAAACGAATAATTGCAACAGGTGGCGCATCAGCAAACATTACCATTTTGAGTGAGCTAGCAATAGTTTTCGGCTGCAATGTACATACAGTGCAAAGACCAG ATTCGGCTTCATTAGGGGCAGCATTGAGGGCAGCCCATGGTTGGCTATGCAAGAATAAGGGCAAATTTGTGCCGATTTCGCGCTTGTATAAAGATAAGCAAGAGAAAACGGCTTTTGGATGTAAACTTGTTGCAACAGCTAAAGATGATAAACTTGTTGCAAAATACGGGCTTTTGGTAAAGAAACGAATGGAGATTGAGAATCGGCTTGTTCAGAAAATGGGACGTTGA